One Callithrix jacchus isolate 240 chromosome 4, calJac240_pri, whole genome shotgun sequence genomic window, ACCCGGACCAGCGAGGAGCGCGGGGCGCCGGGAGGCAGGCCGGTGCACATGGGTGCCGGCGGGCGGGCCGTTGGCTGGGGGGGTGTGGGGGGGCGGGGTGTGGTCTCCCCGCCTCCCGGGCGGGATTTGCTGTATCTGGCGGCCCCAGACTTCCTGCTCCTTCTACGCTGCAGGTACGCGCGGGCCGGGCCTGGCTGGGCGGGCTGGCGGCGGGCGCGCCCAGACGTGGGTACCTCCTCACCCGGACCCCGGGCCGCGCCGCGCCGCCTCCTGGCTCCCGTGGTCACCAGCCCGCCCCGGCCGTCCCAGGCGTCGGGCTCCGAGGTGGGGGCGCGCCCCTCCCCGTCCCCCGGACGCCTCAGTCCTCTGCACTGAGCTTGGCCACGCGCCCCTGGGCGCCCCCCACGCCCCGGGCTCCGGAGGGCCGCAGCCATGAGTGAAATGTCCAGCTTTCTCCACATCGGGGACATCGTCTCCCTGTACGCCGAGGGCTCTGTCAATGGCTTCATCAGCACTTTGGGGTAAGTCTAGCTCGAGAGGGGTGCGTGCAAAGAGGGGGCGCCGTGGGCCTTGGTGCCAGCTGCGTGCGTCTTGCCGCCGCCCTCCGACAGAGGGCCTGGAAGTCCCCCCAGCCTCAAGGAGCGGGGAACGCCTCGTCTCCTTCTTTTAGAGAAAGGAAGTGAAGTGTTTGCTCAGGTAGGACTCGGGCGCCCTACTGGAGTTGGCAGGAGGCGCCCCCATCGGCGCAGCCTCTACCCTCCTGCACAAGCCTTTGGAGGGGGCGGAGGGGCCGAGACTTCCTTTGCAGGTGGTCCCCGGGGCAGGTGGGTGGCTGGAGGCTGAGTTGGAGAAGGGCAGCCGGGCCTGGATGTGACCAGCTCTGAGGCCAGGGCGGAGCTGTGGGAGGTGGGCAGGCTCTGCTTGGAGCCCGGAATTCTCCGTGGTGCCTTTGAGGGGTCTCACCTTCTCACAGCTCTCTCCCTGTTCTTTCCAGCTTCAGTAGGAGTGTCTTAGCCCTCCCCTTCCAGGCTTTCAGGTCCTGGCCAGCTGCCCCTTCTCCCCGCCTCTCCCGTTCAATTTCCTGCACTCGTCATCTGGCGCCCTTGGGTCCCTGGTTCTAGCTTCTCTCCAGCACTTCACAAACATTAATTAATTCTGgccaccacctcccagggtcTGGGCTGGATAAACAGGGAATCAATTCATGTCTCTGGAGAGGGCCAGGCCTATAGCAGGGATGGGGCAGGAGAGAAATTAGGCAGAGAGGATGGGTTTATCTTCAGGCGAGTAGCTGGGTGATCGGGAGTGTAGCGTGGTTTCTCCAGCCAAGGCCCAGAGCAGGGCCTGCTACCTTTGTCCTGTTTTCAGTCTGGGAGCCTAGGTTAAATTGTCTCATCCTCCCAGCCACACATAGCTTCCCACTAGGGGACACCCCGTCCTCTGCTGACCCACTCAGTGGGACCAGCCAGCCTGATGGTGCCTCTGGGGGACTTGGAGGACAACCTGGCACCCTCAGCTCAGGACTGGCTCTGGACAGGGCCCAACTCACCCCAAGCCTAGGAGGTGCGGGGTCACCGGTCTCCCCTAGCATTGCTGGGAGTTTAGCTTTGGTCTTGCTGGATTGTGGGACTGGAGGGCTGACTCTGCCAGCAGGGAGTTCTCACCCAGCATTCCAGCATGCCTGGTCCCCTTCTCGCAGAACCATCCACGTCCCTCCTGGTGGCCTCTCTTTCACACGTGGAATCCCTGGCTACTTGTCCCCCCTTCCACTAGATCTGACTTGTTCCTAGCTCCCTAAAGGATGGGGTTGGAGCAACATCTGGGCCAGCATCTGTGCAGGCCTCCTCCAGAGAGCAGTGACTAGTCTCTGGCTGCCCTGAGGCCAGGGCCTGCATATAGTAGGTACTGAGTAAACACCTCTGATAAAGCTGAGGGAAGGAGTAGAgggtgtgggggttggggggatgtAGGGAACTATTGGGGAAGTCCCCTCCTAGTGAAGAGCACCAAGGACTTTTGGGAAATGACCACCTCTGTTGCTTAGTGCCTGGCCCGGGGCTGAACACACTGTGGTTTTTAAGCacctgtagggtttttttttagacagggtctcactttgtcatccaggctagagtgcagtgatgccatctcggtttactgcagcctcgacctccagggttcaagcaatcctgcctaaGTGCCCCCagaactagctgggactacagacacacctggctaatttttgcattcttttgtagagacagggtttcaccatgttacccaggctggtttccaagtcctgagctcaagcaatccgcctgcctcagtcttccaaagtgctgggattacaggcgtgaaacacCGTGCCCTGCCTAGCACCTGTGAGATTTAACAACATCAGGGAAAACATCTTGCTGCTGCTTCCCCTGCTCTCAGGCAGGCCTCACTCCCTCCCAAGGATtccctctgttgcctctgtaacTTCCTTCCACCTCGGCCCTTCCCGCCCCGGGAACTGCTTCCTCCACCCACGTGATCTTGGGGCAGGACCTGGCGACCTCTAGACCTCTAGAGCGCTCTTCGATGACAGGGTGAGCCCTCCCTCTGCAAACACCTCCAACATCTACTGATTTTCCACCCGCAGGCGCCCACCCTCCTGGCATGGCTGTCTAGCATCGGCCTGTGCAGGTCTGcaccataattttctttttctctttttttttgagacgggattcTCGctttatcaccaggctggagtgcagtggagcgatcttggctcactgtaacctctgcctcctgggttcaagcgattctcctgcttcatcctcctgagtagctaggactacaggcatgcaccaccaggcccaggtaacttttgtatttttagtagagacggggtttcacgatgttggccaggatggcctagatctcttgatcttgtgatctgcccacctcggcctcccaaagtgctgggattacaggcgtgagccacagcgccctgcCTACTGCATCATAATTTTCTGGGGCTTTTTCACCTGGAGCTCCGGGTGCACTGCATGACTGCAACCTGTCCCGTGCTCTCAGTCTCTTTACCTTTGCTCTTGCGTCGTTCCTGCCCTTTAGCCAGTCTCCACCTGGGTAAATCTGTCCCACCCTCTAAGGCCTAATGCATAGTGGCCTATTTTGAGAGATCCAGCTTCCCCTACCTGCAGGGCAGAATTAACCCTTCGTCCTCTGTGCTTTTGAACTGCTTTGGACAAACCACTCTCTGGTGTCCCTCACATTGGAGGCTTCCCTGTAGACCCATCTAATGCTGGGCATCTTGCCAGGATTAACATCATTCATACATTTAGCAGGTCCACAGGCACTGTAATGGGTGCTGGGGACTTGGTGGTGGTTCAAGGAGCTGTGCTTCCTGTTTCCTTGGACTTAGGAGTCAAAGAAGGAGTGATTTGTAAGTGCTGTAAATAATCAGTCCAGCAACTTCAGCGACACCAGGAAGCTTGTCGGAAATGCAGAATGTCAGACCCCTGTGCCCAGTCCTACTGaatgaaaatctgcattttattaaGATCCCCAGGGGACTGGTGCCTCCTTTCTCAACTCTCGTCCCCTCTGCCTTTCCCAAGGCTGTTGGTGCCCATGTCTGTGAACCCCGAGGCTGATTTGACTGAATTCCTGGGCTAACCCAGTGCCCAGTGTGTGGGTCCCAGGAGGTACCCAGTAAGGGCTGGATGAAATGCATTTGTTGAAGACAGGGGTGGCCTTGGTGGGCAGATGGGCCAGGTCACCTGGGAGATGGGAAGGGGGCATTggttggggagggaggcaggggcagcCTTCAGAGCCAGAGCTCTTCAGTGCAAAGTGGAGGAGGCCAATTAGAGCCTCCTGGAGAATTAGAGGTCCTGGTGAAGATTGTACATTAACTATGGGTCGGAAGGATGGGAGGGGTTCAGGGAGTGGATTCAGGAGCGGTGAGACTGCTGGCCAGCAAGGGAAAGCAGGACCACACCTGTTCTTGGCAGGAAAGTGGCCAATGCCACTGCCTTATCCCTCACCCCAGGGGGAGCAGCAGAGGCCAGGGCTGGAGTAGCTGATTAGGGCCAACAAAAAGTGGAGGATTTAATGTGGCTTCAGGCCAGTGGCTAGGAAGAACTGGCCTTGGATACACAGGATGGACCCATCAGGATCTCATGTCATctcttgaaaatcttttttttttttttttgagatgaagtttcactcttgttgcccaggctggagtgctatggcatgatctcagctcaccgcaacctttgcctctcaggttcaagtgattctcctgcatcagcctcctgtgtagctgagagtacaggcatgtgccaccatgcttggctgattttgtgtttttagtacagatggggcttctccgtgtcggtcaggctggtctcgaactcctgatttcaggtgatctgcccacttcggctaggattacaggtgtgagtcactgcacctggtgaAGATCTCTTTTGAGTCCCCAGAGGGGTGGCCCCAGACCCACACAGAGTAGACTGGGGGAGTGCAGGTGAACTGGGTCTTGGAGCTGAACTTTCAACATTTGTCAAAGTGCCTCTTCCCACCCATGGCTGGGGTTTGGTGCCCCATTTGGAGCTCTCAGGGTCTCTGGACCTGGATCACCCGGGGGGCTGGGTGATCATAGTGGGTAGGATCAGAAGGGACCCTGCCTCTTACCCATGGGGTTCCCTGTTCACCTGCCAGCCTGACCCACTTCCCTGGAGGTCAGGACCCAAGAAGTATGGGGGTGATTATAGAGGAAGCCCAGGTTCCCAGGCTCATGATCCCTGCGTTGGAAACCTCAGGGGCATGGCTCTCAGGAACAGTGTCAGTCTTGTGTTCCATCAACAGCTTGCTGGGtggttttcgttttgttttgtttgagatagggcCTTTGTCCCcggggctggaatgcagtagtgtgatctgggctcactgcagccttcacctctggggctcaagcaatccttccacctcagttccccccagtagctgggactacaggcatgtattaccacgcctggctagtttttgtattttttgttgagacagggtctcctctggCTGCCCAAGCTAATGtcagactcttgggctcaagtgatcctccctcctcggccccccgaagtgctgggattacaggcatgagtcaccgtgtctGGCTGTTACTGGGTGTTGCTGGCTGTTTGTGCTCTGGCTGTACCTGAGAATCTcccaaggattaaaaaaaaaaaaaaatccagctcccAAGTCTCATGCCAGACCAATTGCACAGAATGGAACAAGCTGGACCTGTGCCATCTTTAAGGCTGGGGTCTGGtcgttggattttttttttttttttttgagatggagtctctgtcacccaggctggaatgcagtggtgtgatcttagctcactgcaacctccgcctcccaggttcaagcgatcctcctgcctcagctttccaagtagctgggattacacatgtgtgccaccatgtagggctacattttttgtatttttagtaaagacaggttttcaccatgttggtcaggctggtctttatatactgtccttgtgatctgcccacctcagcctcccaaagtgttgggattataggcatgaggtaccatgcccggcctgggtgttggatttttaaaaagctttccagGTGATTTTAATGAGTACCTGGGGCCTGGATCCCTAGCTGGGGGCCTCCCAGGCTGACAGTCTGTGAGGAAAGCCTGCCTGCTGGGTCTACCTGCCCCTTAGCCCAGAAGGCCCATCTCCTCTTTGTCTTCATCAGACTTTATAatgtcattcaacaaacatttattaagcatccaTCTACCATGTGCTAGGTAAGGCACTGTTTTAGGCACTGGGAAATCAGTGGTAATCAAGGCACAGGTCCAGCTTGTTCCATTCTGTGCAGTGGGGCCCTTTGAGCCTTAAGTCTGTGAGACACATGTAATTCCAGGAATGTGAGACTGCCCCTCCTATTCCTGCATTTCCTGGGTGGATTTCAGACCTGCCTTGGCTTTCATTTAGGTATTTCACTGGAAGGAGATGTTAGACTTCTGTACCCCAAGTCAGAGTCTTGGTCTCAGCCTAATCCATGCAACtcatgttttgaaaaaaaaaaaaaaaaaaaaaaaaaaaaaaaaaatatatatatatatatatatatatatatatatattcagatttaaagaaatatacattccatggagaaaatgtgaaaaactaaaagaaaaaaaatctgtaacttaCATTAACATTCTCTAAGTGACTTACAGTAACTGTGACTTATATTGACATTCTCTATGACCTtctagcctttttctttttttgagatggagtcttgctctgtcacccgctcgagtgcagtggagccatcttggctcactgcaaccttcgcctctcaggttcaagtggtttttctgcctcagcctcccgagtaggtgggactccaggtgcccatcactacacctggctaattttggtatttttagtagagatggggttttaccatgttggcctggctggtcttgaacttgtgatcttgtgatccacccaccttggcctcccaaactgctgggattacagccactgtgcctggccctaaacaactttatttatttatttttttgagacagaatcttgctctgttgcccaggctggagtgcagtggcacaatatcagctcactgcaacctccaccttctggacttaagcaattctcctgcctcagcctcctgagtagctaggactacaggctcttgccaccaagcccagctaattttttctgggtgagatggagtttcactgtgttaaccaggatggtctcgatttcctgaccttgttatcctcccacctcagcctcccaaagtgctgggattgcaggagtgaagcactgcgcctggccaccttAATTTATTTAAGCAACTCTAATATTCAGCATTCAGGCTGTTTGTAAATTTTTGCTGTTACGAACCATTTGTCTTGAACATCCTAGTCCATACATGCCTGAACACTTGTCTAGTTATAGCTATCCTCTCAGGTAATACGTTTCCAGAAATGGAAACCAAAGACAAGGTACACCTTTACCTCTTAGACTGTCTAATGTTTTGTGCTTCTGTGGTGGTGGAGGGGCGTAGGAACAGAACTTGTGCCACAGAGGGTCAAACCTGATTCATGTCCTGTGTAAATGTTGCACTAGCATGTGGGGAGTAAGACCAGCCTCCGCCCTTGAGGTTAGGCTGCAGAGGTACCAGGCGCTTCCCTGGCAGTGCAAGGATGTGCTGGAGAAGGGATGAAGTGGAGAGAGGGTGGTGTGGGGGTTGGCTTAGCCTAGAATCAGGGCCACACGTCCACCTAGGGACTCCAGGGTCTCCGCTGCATCCAGTTCCTCGGCCTGGCCTGAATCCTGTCGGTCTGAAAGAATCCTGCTAGAGCCACTTGCTCACACTCTGCCCTGCACTACATTCCTGACCCCACGTCCTCTCCCTGGCGTGGTCCATTGGGGCGGTGGCTTGGGTTGGGGATGGGGACACATGCTGAGTTTTAGGGTGGGGCCACACCAGCTTTCTGCTTCCTGCTTGTGGGGAAGTTTCTGGGTTTCGATGATCTCTGcacacatgcctggagtccctgCATGTCCACCCCCAGCCCTGCTCTCTAAACTTCACCCCATGTGCAGCTGGGGCACCCCTCTCTGGGAGTGGGGCTGTGTGAGTGGAGGGGAGGAAatctggggtgggggaaggaggaaagCAGAACCCAGATCTCCACTAAGTTCATCACAGGCCTCCGAATGTGAGCTCTGAAGCCCTGGGTACATCAGGCTGGTCATACGAAAGGTGCCAGTGGCACCCAGCATTCGTACCTGCAGTCACAATACCCTGCAGTCAGGACCCTGGCTTAGAGAGCTTGGGGTCACGAAGCAGGGGCCTGAGGAGAGGAGGTTACAGGGCCTTTCAGTCAAGGGACTAGGAGAGAAATGTGGGTGAAGAAATGAGACTGGGCGTTCACAACACAGTGAGTCCATGGTGTGGGCTGGGGATGGAACTGGGTGGAGTCCCCTTACTGAGGGATTTCCACTCGGGAAGACAGGCAGGAGAGACTCAttgcagaggcttcagtgagggAGTAAAATGATCAGAGTGGTATGTTTTTTTGGCCAGCAGGTGGACAGAGCCAGAAGGGGCAGTGAACACAAATCTCAGTCCAGGAGCAGCTGCAGGTGCTTGAGGCAGATACCTGTGCATATTTGGTTAGCAAATCACTCTCCCCATCattcagccagccagccagccagcccttACCCCTTCCTGCACGGTGCAGGAGAGCCCTCTTCTCTAGTAGAAGTCTAGAAATAGATGATGGGGGTGATATAGGTAATGGGAGGGAGAATTAAGTCTGTGACtcaaagatgatgatgatgatgatgatgatggcaatgGGTAGACTTTGCAGATGACTTCATTGGGTGGCTCTGGCCTTTATGAATGCTCTCACAGCCTGAGGTGTAAATATACTTCAGAAAAAGTAGAGAGAACCTTTTAGAACACCGATTTGCCTACCACCTAGACTTAATAATTGTTTACAGTGCTCATATTTGCTATGTGTATTTTTTGCTGAGGTATTTTATGAATAATTACATACATTGCAACTTTTTCacctctaagtattttattatgcaTCCCTATGTAActacagtgctgtgatcacaccaaTTAATAGTTTTCTAATGGCATTCAGGACCCAATCCATAGTCAGATGTGCCTATTGTCCTCAGTGGTATGATCAGAGTTctctgtaacctcgaactcctggactcaagcgatcctcctgccttggcctttcaaagtgctgggttgtGCCTGGCCTTAGTCTGTGTTTAACTGAccattggtttctttctttcttttttgagacggaattttgttcttgttgcccaagctggagtgcaatggtgtgatctcgggtcatcacaacctctgcctcttgggttcaagcaattctcctgcctcagcctcctgaatagctgggactacagacgtgcacctccacgcctggctaattatttctatttttagtagagacggggtttcaccgtgttagccaagatggtctcgatctcctgatctcatgatccgcctgcctcggcctcccaaagtgctgggattaccgtgcCCTgtcacagttgtttttttttgagatggagtttccctcttgtcgcccaggctgtagtgcaatggcgcaatctcagctcactgcaacctctgcctcctgcgttcaagtgattctcagccttctgagtagctgggattacaggtgccagccaccacacccgactaatttttgtatttttagtagagacaaggtttcactatgttgggacaggctggtcttgaactcctgacctcaggtgatccacccacctcggcctcccaacccCTGCCTGGCCTGACCATTGGTTTCTTTAAATTAGGATCCTATCTAGGTCCTCAAATTACATTTGATTCTTAAGCCTCTTCAGTTTCCTTTAACCTAAAACAGCGCCCCGCCCCCATCTCCTTTCCCACTGTGAACACTGAATTCTGGCAAGGCAGGGTTGTGCTGTAGGCTGCCTAGCTTGCTGGATTGATTTGTCAGGGCTGCCTTTGTTGCTTTGTTTCCTAGAGAGCTCTGTGGAGGTCTGGAGCCAGGGCGGGCAGGCTTGAGGGTCTGCTCTGCCGAGGGTCCTACAGCCTCAGTTATTCTCTTAGGTGAGAAAGACTAAGAGTCCAGTTCTGGATTATGGAGAGTGGGAGACAAGCCTGGGGCTGGCAGGGCTTGAGGCAAGGGCAGGCTGGCAGCCCATGGTTgcatcttttcttcctctcttcccagcTTTCCCTCTGGTCTCCTGCTCCCTGTCTTCTTCTTGTCCTTACAGATATGTTCTCCCATGCACCCAGCACTGCTGTAGAGACCCCAGGACTTATCAGAGAGCCCGCCTGCCCCTTAC contains:
- the LOC144582120 gene encoding uncharacterized protein LOC144582120; this translates as MSALLGATLLSAGRRGPRGGRRAATARALQGASSTRGSGVAPAGALDSGNPEGGELPTTPGPPRYARAGPGWAGWRRARPDVGTSSPGPRAAPRRLLAPVVTSPPRPSQASGSEVGARPSPSPGRLSPLH